One Chitinophaga varians DNA window includes the following coding sequences:
- a CDS encoding non-ribosomal peptide synthetase, with product MDKRVLYTVLEEYARDRSSQVAVSWNDMSVTYGALMEYANHLAQQLKKTGLKKGDVVALMVPKSHDYIITMLGVSKAGGVFMPVEPGYPAERMMQIMKVATPRFIIVPQDQLEKRQYHSSARYGTGTLLMNERYDLFVDEFMPRQVVIDLPAEEVVTGDDSCYLMYTSGSTGTPKVIEGMHKSLSHFIHWEVKEFGLDKDTRTGLIAPLSFDVSLRDIYVPLLAGGTLFIPPDGIQQDVKKFIAWIKESKLSVLHIVPSVLRLLMKELQQEAVTSFPFTSLKYVLTAGEPLYGKDVTVWRRLAGAGVTLVNLYGPSETTLAKLFYRIPQEEIHPDSVVPLGIPLPNTSVAIVNNGRLCNVGDTGEILIKTPFRSKGYYKDPVMTADKFIQNPLQQEFEDIVYKTGDLGKYLPDKSIAFVGRSDTQVKIRGNRVEIAEVEQNVAGFPGVEHNVVTTVTSDTHELSLCCYFISRENITHRAIQEFLKQQLPDYMIPSYFVRLDSFPLNLNGKINKKALPKPEELLYSQLTYEPPIGDLEIAIAAVWSELLGLKKVGRSNTFFELGGHSLIATRITSILSRTLQKDIGLKEFFENNTVAGLAKVLAGKETVFKSEIIAAIPGREYYPVSYAQKRLLILDKKIEQKTLYNMSLAACLNSNTNIPALKRALKKITERHESLRTTFSFANGDLRQHIHPDSIVDITETVITDGTESEVTASSIRAMTERVFNLESGPLATIGIVHFPGGKYLLLINMHHIISDGWSVGVLVKELAVLYEAFSQGLEDPLPPLRIHYKDYVAWQQAMLANKMDTLKQYWYAELEQELPEINLPYDFPRPAKRSYTGSKHRFSLSRESSDYLRTLAREFDTSLFVVLQSVINMLLYHYSGQQTIVTGTPISGRNHHELENQIGFYLNYLVLKIDLRGSDHLSAFIENVKQRVLDAFDHQDYPYDKLVEDLIVTGKEDRNPFYDVLVVMNNADLNGSHSDFEKLEQLTGLQGIPIEDNISKLDLSFFVSDLNEILVNIEFDTSLFLPATIAAMENDLRSIVDICREALHTLTLSELSYRLSENGGTILRRNNVDIIDEQF from the coding sequence GTGGATAAACGAGTACTTTATACAGTTTTAGAGGAATATGCACGCGACAGGTCCTCGCAGGTCGCGGTTAGCTGGAATGATATGTCGGTTACTTATGGTGCATTGATGGAATATGCCAACCATCTGGCGCAGCAGCTAAAAAAGACCGGCTTGAAAAAGGGAGATGTGGTGGCCCTGATGGTGCCTAAAAGCCACGATTATATCATCACAATGCTGGGTGTCAGCAAAGCCGGAGGCGTTTTTATGCCGGTAGAACCCGGGTATCCTGCTGAACGAATGATGCAGATCATGAAAGTGGCCACTCCCCGGTTTATCATTGTTCCGCAGGACCAGCTGGAGAAACGCCAGTATCATTCTTCCGCCCGTTACGGGACTGGTACTTTACTGATGAATGAACGATATGATCTGTTTGTTGATGAATTTATGCCAAGGCAAGTTGTTATTGATCTGCCGGCGGAGGAAGTGGTGACAGGAGACGACAGCTGTTATCTCATGTACACCTCCGGATCTACAGGGACGCCCAAAGTGATAGAAGGTATGCATAAGTCACTGAGCCATTTTATACACTGGGAAGTAAAGGAGTTTGGTCTTGATAAGGATACCAGGACGGGTCTGATTGCTCCTCTTTCCTTTGATGTGAGCCTTCGGGACATCTATGTGCCACTACTGGCCGGCGGCACCCTGTTTATACCGCCGGATGGCATTCAGCAGGATGTGAAAAAATTCATTGCCTGGATAAAGGAAAGCAAATTGTCGGTACTGCATATTGTTCCGTCGGTATTGAGGTTGCTGATGAAGGAATTGCAGCAGGAGGCCGTTACTTCCTTCCCGTTCACCTCGCTGAAATATGTGTTGACAGCAGGAGAGCCGTTGTATGGAAAAGATGTGACCGTCTGGAGAAGGTTGGCAGGAGCAGGAGTTACATTGGTGAACCTGTACGGTCCTTCTGAAACCACGCTGGCGAAGTTGTTTTATAGAATACCACAGGAAGAAATACACCCGGACAGCGTTGTGCCCCTTGGCATACCGCTACCTAATACCTCCGTTGCTATTGTCAATAACGGCAGACTGTGTAACGTGGGCGACACGGGCGAGATACTTATTAAAACACCTTTCCGGAGCAAAGGATATTACAAAGACCCTGTTATGACAGCGGATAAATTTATACAGAATCCACTGCAGCAGGAATTTGAAGATATTGTATATAAAACGGGAGATCTGGGCAAATACCTGCCGGATAAAAGCATCGCCTTCGTCGGACGGTCAGACACACAGGTGAAGATTAGGGGCAACCGGGTAGAGATTGCCGAAGTGGAACAAAATGTCGCCGGCTTTCCTGGTGTTGAGCATAATGTGGTGACAACAGTAACGTCGGACACACATGAACTTAGCCTCTGTTGCTATTTTATTTCCAGGGAAAATATCACCCATCGGGCAATACAGGAGTTTCTGAAACAACAATTGCCCGATTACATGATCCCGTCTTATTTCGTCCGGTTGGATAGTTTCCCGCTTAACCTGAACGGGAAAATAAACAAAAAGGCATTACCCAAGCCGGAAGAACTGCTTTACAGCCAGCTTACATATGAACCGCCAATAGGTGACCTGGAAATAGCAATAGCCGCTGTCTGGAGTGAACTGCTGGGCCTGAAGAAAGTCGGGAGGTCCAATACCTTTTTTGAATTAGGGGGGCATAGCCTCATCGCAACCAGGATAACCTCCATACTGTCCCGTACCTTACAAAAGGACATCGGGCTGAAAGAGTTCTTCGAGAATAATACCGTGGCCGGATTGGCCAAAGTACTGGCCGGAAAGGAAACCGTATTTAAAAGTGAAATTATCGCCGCTATACCTGGCAGAGAGTATTACCCGGTTTCTTATGCACAGAAGCGTTTGCTGATACTGGATAAAAAGATAGAACAAAAGACATTGTATAACATGTCGTTGGCCGCATGTCTTAATAGTAATACCAATATCCCTGCTTTAAAACGGGCACTGAAGAAAATTACGGAACGGCATGAGTCGCTCCGCACCACGTTCTCTTTTGCCAATGGGGACCTGCGCCAGCATATCCATCCGGACAGCATAGTTGATATAACGGAAACAGTTATCACGGACGGAACGGAAAGTGAGGTGACAGCTTCCTCCATCAGGGCAATGACAGAGCGCGTGTTTAACCTGGAAAGCGGACCGCTGGCTACTATCGGCATCGTACATTTTCCGGGTGGAAAGTATTTGCTGTTGATTAACATGCACCATATCATCAGCGATGGCTGGTCTGTGGGGGTGTTGGTAAAAGAGTTGGCCGTTTTGTACGAGGCATTTAGCCAGGGGCTGGAAGATCCTTTACCCCCGTTAAGGATACATTATAAGGATTATGTCGCCTGGCAGCAGGCAATGCTGGCTAATAAAATGGATACCCTTAAGCAATACTGGTATGCTGAATTAGAACAGGAGTTGCCCGAAATTAACCTGCCGTATGATTTTCCGCGCCCGGCAAAACGTAGTTATACAGGGAGTAAACATAGGTTCAGCCTGAGCAGGGAGTCTTCTGATTATTTGCGTACACTGGCAAGAGAATTTGATACGAGCCTGTTTGTAGTCCTGCAAAGTGTTATAAACATGTTGTTATATCATTATAGTGGTCAACAGACAATTGTTACAGGAACGCCGATCTCAGGAAGAAATCATCATGAACTGGAAAACCAGATAGGGTTTTATCTGAATTATCTGGTGCTGAAAATTGATTTAAGGGGTAGTGATCACCTGTCGGCCTTTATTGAAAACGTAAAACAACGGGTGTTGGATGCATTTGATCACCAGGACTATCCATATGATAAACTGGTAGAGGATTTGATCGTTACCGGGAAGGAAGACAGAAACCCATTCTATGACGTACTGGTCGTAATGAATAATGCTGATCTGAATGGCAGCCACAGCGATTTTGAAAAACTGGAACAATTGACCGGCCTGCAGGGAATACCCATCGAAGACAATATCAGCAAACTAGACCTCTCTTTCTTTGTGTCTGATTTAAATGAAATACTGGTCAACATTGAGTTTGATACCTCGCTGTTTCTGCCGGCTACAATAGCAGCCATGGAAAATGACTTAAGATCGATCGTGGATATTTGCAGGGAAGCCCTGCATACATTGACACTGAGCGAACTTAGTTACCGTTTGTCAGAAAATGGCGGTACCATACTACGGCGGAATAACGTGGATATTATTGACGAACAGTTTTAA